GGTAGTGGTGGTGGGGCGCGAAGCCCATGCCGTCGTACAGCGCCCGCGCGCCGTCGTTGTCCGCCTCCACCTGGAGCCAGGCCGCCGACGCGCCCTCGTCGAGCGCCTGCCGGGCGAGCGCCGTCATGACGGACGTCGCCAGGCCCCGGCGCCGCTGTCCGGGGTCGACCTCGACCGCCATGAAGCCGGCCCAGCGGCCGTCGACCACACAGCGTCCGATCGCCGCCGGTACCTCCCCCGTGCCCGCGACGGACGCGAACCACACACTCGGACCGGACGCGAGGACGGACCGCACGGCCGGGCTCGCCTCCTCGTCGCCGGAGAAGCGCTGGTAGCGGCGCAGCCACGGCTCGTCGACCGTCCGGGAGAGGCGTACGGCGGAGACGTCGGCGTCCAGGTCGCCGATCGGGGCGAGCGCCGCGATCCGCACCTCGGCGGAGACCTCGCGCCGCCAGCCGTGCCGGTCGAGGGCCGCGCACAGCAGTTCCTGGGTGCCCTCGGCGCCGGTGGCGGTCTGGACGTACGCCGGGAGCTTCCGGGCCGCGTACCACGCGCGCGCGTGCGTCAGGGCCTCGGCGACCGGCAGTCCGGGATCGCCGAGCGGCAGGACGGAGTTGGCCCGCCGGGTGAATCCGTCGGCGGCCCGCAGTGTCCACTCGCCGAGGGCCTCGCTCTCGACCGGCTGCCACGCGCGCGCGGTGGCCCTGGCGAGCTCGGGGAAGGTGGCCGAGGGGCCCCGCCGGCGGGCCGGGGCGGCCGGCACGACCTTCCCCGCGACCAGCGCGGATTCCGCGATCCGGACGCTCTCGCCGCTCTTTCGTGTGATCAGCAGCACACCGGCGTCCCATGATGTGAGAACCCCGACCGCGTCGGTGAACTTCTCACCCGGTTCCGCAGAGTCCGTCACATACCGAACGGAGACACGTTTTCCCACGTCAGCGCTGGTAATTCGCACTTCAAGGCGCCCTCCGCCGGTGATTTCCACAGCTTCTCCGCCCCTCCTGTTCGGATCGCCCCCAAGAACGGAGATACTAGGTGCGGGCATCGACGACGCCGCGCTCCCGCGCAGACCAGCCCTATCGAGGAGGAACGACAGCGTGACCTACGTCATCGCGCAGCCTTGTGTCGACGTCAAGGACAAGGCGTGCATCGAGGAGTGCCCCGTCGACTGCATCTACGAGGGCAAGCGGTCCTTGTACATCCACCCGGACGAATGCGTCGACTGCGGGGCCTGTGAGCCGGTCTGCCCGGTCGAGGCGATCTTCTACGAGGACGACACCCCGGAGGAGTGGAAGGACTACTACAAGGCGAACGTCGAGTTCTTCGACGAGCTCGGTTCGCCCGGTGGTGCCTCCAAGCTCGGCGAGATCGAGCGCGACCACCCCTTCATCGCCGCCCTGCCGCCGCAGAACGGCTGATTCATTCGCCCTCGGTCCCGTACGGCCTCGCCGCTGTACGGGGCCGAAGCGTTTTCCGTACGCACGAGGAAGTGAGCCAACCCGTGAGCGCAGTCTCTTCGCGCCTTCCCGTCTTCCCCTGGGACAAGCTGGAGCCGTACAAGAAGACGGCCGTGGCGCACCC
This is a stretch of genomic DNA from Streptomyces sp. R44. It encodes these proteins:
- the fdxA gene encoding ferredoxin gives rise to the protein MTYVIAQPCVDVKDKACIEECPVDCIYEGKRSLYIHPDECVDCGACEPVCPVEAIFYEDDTPEEWKDYYKANVEFFDELGSPGGASKLGEIERDHPFIAALPPQNG
- a CDS encoding GNAT family N-acetyltransferase: MEITGGGRLEVRITSADVGKRVSVRYVTDSAEPGEKFTDAVGVLTSWDAGVLLITRKSGESVRIAESALVAGKVVPAAPARRRGPSATFPELARATARAWQPVESEALGEWTLRAADGFTRRANSVLPLGDPGLPVAEALTHARAWYAARKLPAYVQTATGAEGTQELLCAALDRHGWRREVSAEVRIAALAPIGDLDADVSAVRLSRTVDEPWLRRYQRFSGDEEASPAVRSVLASGPSVWFASVAGTGEVPAAIGRCVVDGRWAGFMAVEVDPGQRRRGLATSVMTALARQALDEGASAAWLQVEADNDGARALYDGMGFAPHHHYHHYRWAEA